From a single Rutidosis leptorrhynchoides isolate AG116_Rl617_1_P2 chromosome 5, CSIRO_AGI_Rlap_v1, whole genome shotgun sequence genomic region:
- the LOC139849745 gene encoding F-box/FBD/LRR-repeat protein At1g13570-like — MPYLSRMNTVKKLRLGNFRRIPLDVFLMKQLTDLYLHECYMLQQQTFNGFSNVTTLTLNEVFIYKKTLIHVLSKCPLLKTLNLLQEPQHIQSDDNSSLIELFECLPLIENLTICLWAFECFDELPRELPTSLQNLKYMCLYHVFLGGDNEYTMPILAFFSRSSPNLEKIKLRISTLKKIIIYPDLLEPDSHADEESGVSEDYSDIQLKNLNELEIENLGSKKVELQFVKLMLLMSPVLKTLKIFLNEEVAEDKELEVLNILLSCPHTYV, encoded by the exons ATGCCTTATTTGTCGAGAATGAACACCGTTAAGAAACTTCGTTTGGGTAATTTTCGTAGGATACCTTTAGATGTCTTCTTGATGAAACAATTAACTGACCTATATCTTCACGAGTGTTATATGTTACAACAACAGACATTCAATGGTTTTAGTAACGTTACTACTTTAACGTTAAATGAAGTATTCATCTATAAGAAAACGCTTATACATGTTCTATCCAAGTGTCCATTACTGAAAACCCTTAATCTT CTTCAAGAACCTCAACATATTCAAAGTGACGACAATTCCAGCCTTATTGAGCTCTTTGAATGTTTACCTTTGATTGAAAATTTGACTATTTGCCTATGGGCTTTTGAG TGTTTTGATGAGCTTCCAAGAGAGCTTCCAACCTCATTACAAAACCTCAAATACATGTGCTTATACCATGTTTTTTTGGGCGGAGACAATGAGTATACGATGCCTATTCTTGCTTTTTTTTCCAGATCTTCTCCAAACTTGGAGAAAATCAAGCTACGC ATATCTACATTAAAAAAGATTATAATATATCCTGATTTGTTAGAGCCAGACTCACATGCAGATGAAGAATCGGGTGTAAGTGAAGATTATTCAGATATACAGTTGAAAAATCTGAATGAGTTAGAAATTGAAAATCTTGGTAGCAAGAAGGTTGAGTTGCAGTTTGTGAAGCTTATGTTGTTGATGTCACCTGTGTTGAAGACATTAAAGATATTTCTTAACGAAGAAGTTGCAGAGGATAAAGAATTGGAGGTGTTAAACATTTTGCTAAGTTGTCCACATACATATGTTTGA